The sequence NNNNNNNNNNNNNNNNNNNNNNNNNNNNNNNNNNNNNNNNNNNNNNNNNNNNNNNNNNNNNNNNNNNNNNNNNNNNNNNNNNNNNNNNNNNNNNNNNNNNNNNNNNNNNNNNNNNNNNNNNNNNNNNNNNNNNNNNNNNNNNNNNNNNNNNNNNNNNNNNNNNNNNNNNNNNNNNNNNNNNNNNNNNNNNNNNNNNNNNNNNNNNNNNNNNNNNNNNNNNNNNNNNNNNNNNNNNNNNNNNNNNNNNNNNNNNNNNNNNNNNNNNNNNNNNNNNNNNNNNNNNNNNNNNNNNNNNNNNNNNNNNNNNNNNNNNNNNNNNNNNNNNNNNNNNNNNNNNNNNNNNNNNNNNNNNNNNNNNNNNNNNNNNNNNNNNNNNNNNNNNNNNNNNNNNNNNNNNNNNNNNNNNNNNNNNNNNNNNNNNNNNNNNNNNNNNNNNNNNNNNNNNNNNNNNNNNNNNNNNNNNNNNNNNNNNNNNNNNNNNNNNNNNNNNNNNNNNNNNNNNNNNNNNNNNNNNNNNNNNNNNNNNNNNNNNNNNNNNNNNNNNNNNNNNNNNNNNNNNNNNNNNNNNNNNNNNNNNNNNNNNNNNNNNNNNNNNNNNNNNNNNNNNNNNNNNNNNNNNNNNNNNNNNNNNNNNNNNNNNNNNNNNNNNNNNNNNNNNNNNNNNNNNNNNNNNNNNNNNNNNNNNNNNNNNNNNNNNNNNNNNNNNNNNNNNNNNNNNNNNNNNNNNNNNNNNNNNNNNNNNNNNNNNNNNNNNNNNNNNNNNNNNNNNNNNNNNNNNNNNNNNNNNNNNNNNNNNNNNNNNNNNNNNNNNNNNNNNNNNNNNNNNNNNNNNNNNNNNNNNNNNNNNNNNNNNNNNNNNNNNNNNNNNNNNNNNNNNNNNNNNNNNNNNNNNNNNNNNNNNNNNNNNNNNNNNNNNNNNNNNNNNNNNNNNNNNNNNNNNNNNNNNNNNNNNNNNNNNNNNNNNNNNNNNNNNNNNNNNNNNNNNNNNNNNNNNNNNNNNNNNNNNNNNNNNNNNNNNNNNNNNNNNNNNNNNNTATACAAGTATAAAACTGCACTTTTCTTTTAGGAATAACAAGTTACAGAACACAGCATcctcattaaaataattagtggCATGTATCATAATTTAGGTTTGCATGTGTAACCGAAATTTCCAAGATTTTACAATACATTTCATCAATGaggtttaaattttaatttcaatttaatacCTTGCAAAGCTAGCCGAGTTGCATTTTGCCGCATGCTAGCTCAATCAATCACTAAAGCAACTCAATCAAAATGCACTTGGAATGGGAAGAAGAAGTAACGCCACTGCCATATTGGATCCCATTCTGTTTGCTTCCTTTATGCCAATGTAATGGCAGAGATAATGATGTGAATATCCTGCAATCAGATTTGGAAAAATCATGATCATTATCTATTGTCATTTCTAGCAAGTCTTTTCGACAATTAAATTTGGCTGCCTGCCGTCGCATTACAACTTGGGGGCTTGCTTTGTTTTATTAAATGAAGCAAATGGCAAGGGCAAATTACTTTAAAATCCAGACTTAACTCATTCCAAAATGGGagattttattagataaacAAATGTAGCATGGGGTTAGAATGGAGAATACACGCAGCTGAGTAAACTTGATTTATTAGTCAAGTCAGCATTAATAGTGAATCTTCTGCAGGATTATGTTCTCCTGCTTTGTTGCTTGATTTAATACTTGCTTTAATTTTACTGTGACATGCTTTGCATATGCTGACATATGAGCTTCTTCCTATTGTATCTACTTGACCTTTAATTACTCTCCAGGGATTTTCTCATTGCGAGCCTCGAGGTCAGCTTCAGCAGCACATACTTTTGTATCCATCGAAGTTGTTCCCCTTTAAACTGTGAGATCTTCTGAATTTGTCAACCTTGAACATTACCCATAAAGGACTAAGCAATATAGTTCTCCTTCAAGTACTATTTATTAAGGATgcctaaatataaataaaaaatagtaaagtaATTTTGGCATTAATTATATACTCCTATGAACTCCTCTATAAATGATGAGGAATACTCGGAGCATATAAACACAAGTCATACACTGAGAAAACACATTTTCCTAACCTGCATATCTTTCCCCTCCCTGATCTCTTACTTCTGCAATCCTCGCATCTTAGACACAATGAGTGATGTTCCTCCTATTTCCATTCCCCTGCCCGAGCTCCCGGACGAGCTTATGCTTGACATTTTCCACCGTGCTGATGCTTCAACCATTTTGAATGCTCGCAGCACCTGTCGCTCTTGGAGAGTCAAACTAAGCAGCTATGACTTCCAGACAACACTTGCTCAAAGGTGGAAACATCATGGCTGCTCACTCCTGATGCATTTTTGCTATCCATCCTCTCTGATGAACTCTGTAGATTGGGTTATGAGGATGGATGCTTCGAGTGGTTACACTATGCCATTTCACTTTCCTTTTTTGCTGACATATGAAGGATGGTTCCACATTATTGGCGTTGAAAATGGGATCCTCTGCATAAGATACAGTTCAATGGGCAAGAAGTCTTACTTGCTATCTTGGAATCCTGTTAGCCGAAAATCAAAAATTATCCAGGATCCTGTTTATATTTTTCAGCCTGACTTGGTGTATTTATATGCTTTGGTGTACTTTCCATCCACTCTGGATTATGCCATCCTTTATATTTTCAAACAAACATCAGAAAGTCCTTCAAGCTCACTTTCAATTTATACAAGTTTCAGAAGAAACTGGAATGTGATCATAACATGTCCACCATATGTTGTAACCTTAGATGCTACGTATGTTACACTTGGTGGATCAATTTATTGGTTAACATGCTCAGTTGACGATGATGAAAGAAGATCCCCATATATTGTATGCTTCTCCTTATTATCTAACACTTTTCAGCAAATTTTCATTCCTCGGCAGGCTTTGGCTCATTGCTACATGCTCATGCTCCTGAACCAAAAGGTTTGCCTTGCCTCATCTACTCATGACGAGGAAGTATTCAGCACCTCTATTTGGCATGTTGCTGTTACTGAGGAGGAGCCAGCATGGACAAGGTTGTTCATGTACAATGGCGTTGCCCCTCTCTTTACTCCTGCCATCTTTGTTGATGAAGATATAATAGAAATAAAGGAGAGGCATTTTGAAGAAGATGGCGTCGATGATTCACACGTTTCACACTTTCACATATGTCGATACACTCCCATGGAAAAGACTAGGAGGACTCTTCATTGGGTAGAGTATGAAGATAACGTAAGGATTAGGTCACTGC is a genomic window of Arachis duranensis cultivar V14167 unplaced genomic scaffold, aradu.V14167.gnm2.J7QH unplaced_Scaffold_217317, whole genome shotgun sequence containing:
- the LOC110277455 gene encoding putative F-box protein At3g25460; this translates as MSDVPPISIPLPELPDELMLDIFHRADASTILNARSTCRSWRVKLSSYDFQTTLAQRWKHHGCSLLMHFCYPSSLMNSVDWVMRMDASSGYTMPFHFPFLLTYEGWFHIIGVENGILCIRYSSMGKKSYLLSWNPVSRKSKIIQDPVYIFQPDLVYLYALVYFPSTLDYAILYIFKQTSESPSSSLSIYTSFRRNWNVIITCPPYVVTLDATYVTLGGSIYWLTCSVDDDERRSPYIVCFSLLSNTFQQIFIPRQALAHCYMLMLLNQKVCLASSTHDEEVFSTSIWHVAVTEEEPAWTRLFMYNGVAPLFTPAIFVDEDIIEIKERHFEEDGVDDSHVSHFHICRYTPMEKTRRTLHWVEYEDNVRIRSLHVYHETLYPV